A DNA window from Selenomonas sp. oral taxon 126 contains the following coding sequences:
- the rpmJ gene encoding 50S ribosomal protein L36, which yields MKVRPSVKKICEKCKIIKRKGRVMVICENPKHKQRQG from the coding sequence GTGAAGGTAAGACCGTCTGTCAAGAAAATCTGCGAGAAATGCAAGATCATCAAGCGCAAGGGCCGTGTCATGGTCATTTGCGAGAACCCCAAGCATAAACAAAGACAAGGATAA
- a CDS encoding Rqc2 family fibronectin-binding protein: MSLDGFSMSALVRELADALTGGRIDKINQPNKQSIVLSVRQPGQNRLLYINTNASNPSAHLIETAPENPAEPPTFVMLLRKQLETGRIAAVRQEGRDRIIHLDIDVIAGGGRITTRTLTLELIGKYSNIILNEDGIITEALRRIGENTSRVRTVFKGIPYTLPPVQDKYDLFTADITDIITRIQSDSEAKLFQALIGSVLGFGPISAKEICFLAGLAPNILISALDSADFTEISHALTELRTWMKEPAPSLRLDENGKVTAMAAFPLSELPNTQRISYPTLSALMIDADKRLGSYVIPDRERFRRLVRTELARAREKYDKLGTEIAAAENAEEQKIYADNLMTYQYQYSDHADDEITVPNIYSETGETITIPLDRRIGIIANMQAYYKKYDKLKRAQQLLAVQQEHCMANIRHLESIEASLDSSTRLAEIAEIQDELITSGYLHEKLPKRSKDRRARPFSFTAPDGSVILVGKNNTQNDALTFKTAAPTDIWLHVRDIPGSHVILRTNGDAPTEQALHLAAQIAAHYSKARGSSNVPVDYTAVRFVKKPSGAVPGFVRFINEKTLFVTEDEEELAPILAQGKR, translated from the coding sequence ATGAGCCTTGACGGTTTCTCCATGTCCGCCCTCGTCCGCGAACTCGCAGACGCGCTCACGGGCGGGCGCATCGATAAAATTAACCAGCCGAATAAGCAGTCCATCGTCCTCTCCGTGCGCCAGCCCGGACAGAACCGTCTGCTCTACATCAATACGAACGCAAGCAACCCATCCGCGCATCTCATTGAGACCGCGCCCGAGAACCCTGCCGAGCCGCCGACCTTCGTCATGCTCCTCAGGAAGCAGCTCGAGACGGGACGCATTGCCGCCGTGCGGCAGGAGGGACGCGACCGCATCATTCACCTCGACATCGACGTGATCGCGGGCGGCGGGCGCATCACAACGCGCACGCTCACACTCGAACTCATCGGCAAATACAGCAACATCATCCTCAACGAGGACGGCATCATCACCGAGGCGCTGCGCCGCATCGGCGAGAATACGAGCCGTGTGCGCACCGTCTTCAAGGGCATTCCCTACACTCTCCCGCCCGTACAGGACAAATATGATCTCTTTACGGCAGACATCACGGACATTATCACACGCATACAGTCGGACAGCGAGGCAAAACTCTTTCAAGCCCTTATTGGCTCTGTCCTCGGCTTTGGACCCATCTCAGCAAAGGAGATCTGCTTTCTCGCGGGACTTGCACCGAACATCCTCATTTCTGCACTGGATTCAGCAGACTTCACGGAAATCTCCCACGCACTTACGGAACTCCGCACATGGATGAAAGAGCCCGCCCCCTCCCTGCGTCTGGACGAGAATGGCAAAGTTACGGCGATGGCGGCATTCCCCCTCAGCGAACTTCCCAATACACAACGCATCTCCTATCCCACGCTCAGCGCACTGATGATTGACGCGGACAAACGCCTCGGCAGCTACGTCATCCCCGACCGCGAACGCTTTCGTCGTCTCGTACGCACCGAGCTCGCCCGTGCACGCGAGAAATATGACAAGCTCGGCACAGAGATTGCAGCGGCTGAGAATGCCGAGGAACAGAAAATCTATGCCGACAACCTGATGACCTATCAGTATCAGTACAGTGACCACGCCGACGACGAGATCACCGTCCCGAACATCTACAGTGAGACTGGTGAGACAATTACCATCCCCCTCGACCGCCGCATCGGCATCATCGCGAATATGCAGGCGTACTACAAGAAATACGACAAACTGAAGCGTGCCCAACAGCTGCTCGCCGTCCAACAGGAGCACTGCATGGCGAACATCCGCCACCTTGAGAGCATCGAGGCATCCCTTGACTCCTCCACGCGTCTCGCCGAGATTGCCGAGATCCAGGACGAACTCATCACCTCGGGCTATCTCCACGAGAAACTCCCGAAGCGCAGCAAGGATCGCCGTGCGCGCCCCTTCTCCTTCACCGCGCCCGACGGCTCTGTCATTCTCGTCGGCAAGAACAACACGCAGAACGATGCCCTGACATTCAAGACTGCCGCACCGACGGACATCTGGCTGCACGTCCGCGACATCCCCGGCTCGCACGTCATTCTGCGGACAAACGGAGATGCGCCGACAGAACAGGCACTCCACCTCGCCGCTCAGATTGCCGCACATTATAGCAAGGCGCGCGGCTCCTCGAACGTCCCCGTTGACTACACCGCCGTCCGCTTCGTCAAGAAGCCTTCGGGTGCCGTCCCCGGCTTCGTCCGTTTTATCAACGAGAAAACACTCTTTGTCACGGAGGATGAGGAGGAACTTGCCCCGATACTTGCACAAGGGAAGCGCTGA
- the rpsK gene encoding 30S ribosomal protein S11: MAVKKTTRSKKKVRKNIESGVAHISSTFNNTIVTLTDKSGNALSWASAGGLGFRGSRKSTPFAAQMAAETAAKAAMEHGLKSVEVYVKGPGAGREAAIRSLQATGLEVNMIKDVTPIPHNGCRPPKRRRV; encoded by the coding sequence GTGGCTGTTAAGAAAACAACACGTTCCAAGAAAAAAGTTCGCAAGAACATAGAGTCGGGCGTTGCACACATCAGCTCGACATTCAACAACACGATCGTCACGCTCACCGATAAGAGCGGCAATGCCCTCTCGTGGGCGAGCGCCGGCGGTCTCGGCTTCCGTGGCTCGCGCAAGAGCACGCCGTTTGCAGCACAGATGGCTGCAGAGACGGCTGCAAAGGCTGCGATGGAGCACGGCCTGAAGTCCGTCGAAGTCTATGTCAAGGGTCCTGGTGCAGGCCGTGAGGCAGCAATCCGCTCGCTGCAGGCTACGGGTCTCGAAGTCAATATGATCAAAGACGTGACTCCCATCCCGCACAACGGATGCCGTCCGCCGAAGCGTCGCCGCGTCTAA
- a CDS encoding transcriptional regulator, producing MMTRSYSDLYIEDAQENLGNMFDYAVNTCHIPIEETAAYFMDSGVADQFGKGNPRYVAGRTGCELLWDCLWELNIEQPPQPPALYAEKSPEYWAGWALAYYQWLKNIPFETILEAVPMKKIVRSYYPLHEADIRKFVEVMDAWMAEKNVPTPRSLLSAIP from the coding sequence ATGATGACGAGATCCTACTCAGACCTCTATATCGAGGATGCACAAGAGAATCTTGGCAACATGTTTGATTATGCCGTAAACACCTGCCATATCCCCATCGAGGAAACAGCAGCCTACTTTATGGATTCCGGTGTTGCGGATCAATTCGGCAAGGGAAACCCACGCTACGTTGCGGGGCGAACAGGCTGTGAGCTCTTGTGGGACTGCCTTTGGGAACTAAATATTGAGCAGCCTCCTCAACCTCCTGCGCTCTATGCAGAAAAATCCCCTGAATATTGGGCAGGATGGGCGCTTGCCTACTATCAATGGTTGAAAAACATCCCATTTGAGACCATACTTGAAGCCGTACCCATGAAAAAAATTGTGCGCAGCTATTATCCGCTGCACGAAGCCGACATTCGGAAATTCGTCGAAGTCATGGATGCATGGATGGCTGAAAAAAATGTCCCTACACCACGCAGTCTTTTATCAGCGATTCCTTAG
- the rplO gene encoding 50S ribosomal protein L15, producing MKLHELQPAEGSRATRKRVGRGIGSGMGKTSTRGMKGQKSRAGGGVRSGFEGGQMPLYRRLPKRGFKNVWAKTFAEVNVGSLNCFEDGATVDPVALIEAGILKNVRDGIRILGDGELTAKNLTVRAQGFTQGAAEKIAAAGGKVEVI from the coding sequence ATGAAACTGCATGAATTACAGCCCGCTGAGGGCTCGCGTGCCACGCGTAAGCGTGTTGGCCGCGGCATCGGCTCCGGCATGGGCAAGACCTCGACGCGTGGCATGAAGGGACAGAAGTCCCGCGCCGGCGGCGGTGTCCGCAGCGGCTTTGAGGGCGGTCAGATGCCTCTCTACCGTCGTCTCCCAAAGCGTGGCTTTAAGAACGTTTGGGCAAAGACCTTTGCCGAGGTGAACGTTGGCAGCCTGAACTGCTTCGAGGATGGCGCAACGGTTGATCCCGTTGCACTCATCGAGGCAGGCATCCTCAAGAATGTCCGTGACGGCATCCGCATCCTCGGCGACGGCGAGCTTACGGCGAAGAACCTCACCGTTCGCGCACAGGGCTTTACGCAGGGCGCGGCAGAGAAAATCGCAGCGGCAGGCGGCAAAGTCGAGGTGATCTAA
- the rplQ gene encoding 50S ribosomal protein L17 — MRKLGRNSAARKALLRSILTSFFKYGRIETTEAKAKELRSLADGLITLAKRGDLSARRQAIAALAEEDVVRKLFGEIAEKYTDKKSGYTRILKLGPRRGDAAPMAIIELV; from the coding sequence ATGAGAAAGCTCGGACGCAATTCCGCGGCCCGCAAGGCTCTCCTCAGGAGCATCCTCACATCCTTCTTCAAGTATGGACGCATTGAGACGACCGAGGCAAAGGCAAAGGAGCTCCGCTCTCTCGCCGATGGTCTCATCACGCTCGCCAAGCGCGGCGACCTCAGTGCGCGCCGTCAGGCTATCGCAGCTCTGGCAGAAGAGGATGTCGTGCGCAAGCTCTTCGGCGAAATCGCAGAGAAATACACGGATAAGAAGAGCGGCTACACCCGCATCTTGAAGCTCGGCCCCCGTCGCGGCGACGCCGCCCCGATGGCCATCATCGAGCTCGTATGA
- a CDS encoding DNA-directed RNA polymerase subunit alpha, with protein sequence MTDIEKPKIEIAEISEDGRYGRFVCEPLEPGYGTTFGNSLRRMLLSSLDGAAVTSIQIDGVLHEFSTIPGVRDDVTSIVLALKQLCIRMQGSEPHTIRIEAEGEREVTAADIECGSDIEILNPDLHIATLNATGKLKIEMTVERGRGYVAADKNKKADDSIGVIPIDSIFSPVQRVNYTVEDTRVGNVTDYDRLILDVWTNGSIRPEEAVSKAAAILVMHLRLFQNMDGTVIEEEEEVPNFPPEEVDDSAKVLEMTIDDLDLSVRSFNCLKRAGINTVADLAQKTEDDMMKVRNLGRKSLDEVKKKLEELGLSLRQENE encoded by the coding sequence ATGACAGATATCGAGAAACCGAAAATCGAGATCGCAGAGATCAGCGAGGACGGACGCTACGGGCGTTTCGTCTGCGAGCCACTCGAGCCGGGCTACGGCACGACGTTCGGCAACAGTCTGCGGCGTATGCTGCTCTCCTCACTGGATGGAGCGGCGGTCACCTCCATCCAAATCGACGGCGTGCTGCACGAGTTCTCCACAATCCCGGGCGTACGGGATGATGTGACGAGCATCGTACTGGCACTCAAGCAGCTCTGCATTCGAATGCAGGGGAGCGAGCCGCATACCATCCGCATCGAGGCGGAGGGGGAGCGCGAGGTCACTGCAGCCGACATCGAATGCGGCAGCGACATCGAGATCCTGAACCCCGATCTTCACATTGCAACGCTGAATGCGACGGGCAAGCTCAAGATCGAGATGACCGTCGAGCGCGGGCGCGGCTATGTGGCGGCGGACAAGAACAAGAAGGCGGACGACAGCATCGGCGTCATCCCCATCGACTCCATCTTCTCCCCCGTCCAGCGCGTCAACTACACGGTAGAGGACACGCGCGTCGGCAACGTCACCGACTACGACCGCCTCATCCTCGACGTGTGGACGAACGGCTCCATCCGTCCGGAGGAAGCCGTGAGCAAGGCGGCTGCCATCCTCGTCATGCACCTGCGTCTGTTCCAGAACATGGACGGCACGGTCATCGAGGAGGAGGAGGAAGTCCCGAACTTCCCGCCCGAAGAGGTCGACGACAGCGCAAAGGTGCTCGAGATGACCATCGACGATCTGGATCTTTCCGTCCGTTCCTTCAACTGCCTTAAGCGCGCCGGCATCAACACCGTTGCCGATCTCGCGCAGAAGACCGAGGATGACATGATGAAGGTACGCAATCTCGGGCGAAAATCTCTGGATGAAGTGAAGAAAAAACTTGAGGAGCTTGGACTCTCCTTGAGACAGGAAAACGAATAA
- a CDS encoding TIGR02328 family protein translates to MRLWHEKLIHLLPKNQLLGQHRECCALRGNGWKKKHKTVDYVFTYSPYHLFIYHVLVMEEMEKRGYNISAEWKDKNYRGRTAEKYDNLKEEIIGSPIYKEHNIEYLADCIENLRDKGIHLKV, encoded by the coding sequence ATGAGACTATGGCATGAAAAGCTTATCCACTTATTGCCCAAAAATCAGCTTCTTGGACAACATAGGGAATGTTGTGCTCTGAGGGGCAATGGATGGAAAAAGAAACATAAAACTGTGGACTATGTGTTTACATATTCCCCGTATCATCTTTTTATTTACCATGTATTGGTTATGGAGGAGATGGAAAAAAGAGGATATAATATTTCTGCGGAATGGAAAGATAAAAATTATAGAGGAAGGACAGCAGAAAAGTACGATAATCTTAAAGAGGAAATTATAGGCAGTCCAATTTACAAAGAGCATAATATTGAATATCTGGCTGATTGCATAGAAAATTTAAGAGATAAAGGTATACATTTAAAAGTATAG
- a CDS encoding adenylate kinase — translation MHIILMGPPGAGKGTQAANLVKRYGILHISTGDMFREAVKEGTPLGKEAKSYMDAGKLVPDEVTIGIVRERLSKDDCKKGFILDGFPRTVEQADALNEILADNGLTLTGVLNINVPAADLIERAVGRRICKSCGHSFHVKFNPTKVEGVCDDCGGTTYQRADDSEETMKSRLSVYESSTRPLIDYYTKAGVYKEIDGRQDIAKVEADLAAVLEA, via the coding sequence ATGCACATCATTTTGATGGGGCCCCCGGGTGCCGGCAAGGGCACGCAGGCGGCAAACCTCGTAAAGCGATACGGTATCCTGCATATCTCCACGGGCGATATGTTTCGTGAAGCCGTGAAAGAGGGCACGCCGCTCGGCAAAGAGGCAAAGTCCTACATGGACGCGGGCAAGCTCGTCCCCGACGAGGTGACGATCGGCATTGTGCGCGAGCGTCTCAGCAAAGACGACTGCAAGAAGGGATTCATCCTCGATGGATTCCCGCGCACGGTCGAGCAGGCGGATGCACTCAATGAAATCCTTGCAGACAACGGGCTGACGCTCACGGGCGTCCTCAACATCAACGTCCCCGCCGCCGATCTCATCGAGCGTGCCGTTGGACGCCGTATCTGCAAGAGTTGCGGACATTCCTTCCACGTGAAGTTCAACCCGACCAAGGTTGAGGGTGTCTGCGATGACTGCGGCGGTACGACCTATCAGCGTGCCGACGACAGCGAAGAGACCATGAAGAGCCGTCTTTCCGTCTATGAATCCTCCACGCGCCCCCTCATCGACTACTACACGAAGGCGGGCGTCTACAAGGAGATCGACGGCAGACAGGACATCGCAAAGGTCGAGGCGGATCTCGCCGCCGTCCTTGAGGCGTAA
- the rpsM gene encoding 30S ribosomal protein S13 yields the protein MARIAGVDLPRDKRIEISLTYIYGIGLTTAKKLLAIANVNPDTRTRDLTEDEVVRLRDAIDKNAVVEGDLRREIQMNIKRLVDIGCYRGRRHRLGLPVRGQNTKNNARTRKGPKKAVAGKKK from the coding sequence ATGGCACGTATTGCCGGTGTAGATTTGCCCCGTGATAAGAGAATTGAGATTTCCCTGACGTACATCTACGGGATTGGCCTGACGACCGCGAAGAAGCTGCTCGCGATCGCAAACGTCAATCCCGATACCCGTACGCGCGACCTCACGGAGGATGAAGTCGTCAGACTTCGTGATGCCATCGACAAGAACGCCGTGGTGGAGGGCGACCTTCGCCGCGAAATTCAGATGAACATCAAGCGTCTCGTTGATATCGGCTGCTACCGTGGCCGCCGCCACCGTCTCGGCCTGCCTGTCCGCGGACAGAACACGAAGAACAATGCGCGCACGCGCAAGGGCCCGAAGAAGGCCGTTGCAGGCAAGAAAAAGTAA
- a CDS encoding DUF3990 domain-containing protein yields the protein MMSHENLQDVYAAEQMPQEIQKQIAVLESTSQAVLIPQAQNDLQQCIEQAYDRGSISEGTRTYLSAHYLHDAFLPEQLSQRKIALFHGSLDAVGWPQLSKCRAANDFGKCFYCTEEMDLAKEWSCQYGKTGVVSGYILKMDGLNIVNLNSEQYHTLNWIGTLLEHRQPNNLDDDSKEARDYLIQNFAVDLSRADVIVGYRADDSYFQYATDFLRNRISLDKLSEAMRLGKLGEQVAIKSERAFKRLEFKRAYP from the coding sequence ATGATGTCCCACGAGAATTTACAGGATGTCTATGCGGCAGAGCAAATGCCACAGGAGATACAAAAGCAAATAGCCGTGCTCGAATCCACGTCACAGGCGGTTCTGATCCCACAGGCACAAAACGACCTGCAGCAATGTATCGAACAAGCCTATGACAGGGGAAGCATCTCAGAGGGGACACGCACCTATCTGAGCGCACATTATCTTCACGATGCGTTCCTGCCGGAGCAGCTTTCGCAGCGGAAGATCGCCCTCTTTCATGGCTCGCTGGATGCCGTCGGCTGGCCACAGCTCTCGAAATGTCGCGCGGCAAACGATTTCGGCAAGTGCTTTTATTGCACCGAGGAGATGGATCTGGCAAAAGAATGGTCTTGCCAATACGGAAAAACCGGTGTTGTTTCGGGCTATATCCTCAAAATGGACGGCCTGAACATAGTCAACCTGAACTCAGAGCAGTATCACACACTCAACTGGATCGGCACACTGCTCGAGCATCGGCAGCCGAACAATTTGGACGATGACAGTAAAGAGGCACGGGACTACCTGATTCAGAACTTCGCCGTTGATCTTTCACGGGCAGATGTCATTGTCGGCTATCGCGCCGACGATTCATATTTCCAGTATGCAACGGACTTCCTGCGGAATCGCATCAGTCTTGACAAACTCAGTGAAGCGATGCGGTTGGGCAAACTGGGAGAGCAGGTAGCCATTAAATCCGAGAGAGCATTCAAGAGACTTGAGTTCAAACGAGCCTATCC
- the secY gene encoding preprotein translocase subunit SecY, which yields MLQALGNIFQIPELRQKIVFTLIMFAVFRMGTHIPVPGVDPTAIEQLFAQGTLFGLLDLFSGGAFSKFSVFAMSITPYINAAIIMQLLNVVVPTLEQWSKEGAEGHKKTTKVTRYLTVGLAFFQAIGMSIGLKSAILNPSPVNILIIAITLTAGTVFLMWLGEQITANGVGNGISLIIFAGIVAALPKNIGTIYAYVKAGTISYFSVFAFGVIALAMIVFVIHIETGFRRVPITYAKRLVGGRVGSGHSSHIPFKVNQAGVIPIIFASSVLMFPITVAQFIDIPWVKTAAAYLEWGKPLQTTLYVLMIIFFTYFYTSVTVKIPDMADNLKKYGGFVPGLRPGQATADYLDYVLTRITLAGAFFLAFIAVLPNMVAGATNIQGVYFGGTALLIVVGVALQTMKQIESMVVMRHYEGFMK from the coding sequence GTGCTCCAAGCCCTTGGAAACATCTTCCAGATCCCGGAACTTCGACAGAAGATCGTATTCACCCTCATCATGTTCGCCGTGTTCCGCATGGGGACACACATTCCCGTGCCCGGCGTCGATCCAACGGCGATCGAGCAGCTCTTTGCACAGGGAACCCTGTTCGGACTGCTCGACCTCTTCTCGGGTGGTGCGTTCAGTAAATTCTCCGTCTTTGCGATGAGCATTACGCCCTACATCAACGCAGCCATCATCATGCAGCTGCTCAACGTCGTTGTACCGACGCTTGAGCAGTGGTCAAAGGAAGGCGCAGAGGGGCACAAGAAGACAACGAAGGTCACGCGGTATCTTACGGTGGGACTCGCATTCTTTCAGGCGATCGGTATGTCCATCGGTCTCAAAAGTGCGATCCTCAACCCGAGTCCCGTGAACATCCTCATCATTGCCATCACGCTCACAGCGGGGACAGTGTTCCTGATGTGGCTGGGCGAACAGATCACGGCAAACGGTGTCGGCAATGGAATCTCTCTGATTATCTTTGCCGGTATCGTCGCGGCTCTGCCGAAGAACATCGGCACAATCTACGCCTATGTCAAGGCGGGTACGATCAGCTATTTCAGCGTATTCGCGTTTGGCGTCATCGCACTCGCGATGATCGTCTTCGTCATTCACATCGAGACGGGATTCCGCCGCGTCCCGATCACGTATGCAAAGCGTCTCGTCGGCGGGCGCGTGGGCAGCGGGCACTCGAGTCACATTCCGTTCAAGGTCAATCAGGCGGGCGTTATCCCGATCATCTTCGCCTCGTCGGTGCTTATGTTCCCGATTACGGTTGCACAGTTCATCGACATTCCGTGGGTCAAGACAGCGGCGGCGTACCTCGAGTGGGGCAAACCACTCCAGACTACGCTGTACGTCCTGATGATTATCTTCTTCACCTACTTCTATACGTCGGTGACAGTGAAGATTCCGGATATGGCAGACAATCTCAAGAAATACGGCGGATTCGTGCCGGGGCTTCGTCCCGGACAGGCGACGGCGGATTATCTTGACTATGTACTCACGCGCATCACGCTTGCGGGGGCATTCTTCCTCGCATTCATCGCGGTGCTGCCAAACATGGTGGCAGGTGCGACGAACATTCAGGGCGTGTACTTCGGCGGCACGGCGCTGCTCATCGTCGTCGGCGTTGCGCTGCAGACCATGAAGCAGATCGAGTCGATGGTCGTCATGCGCCACTACGAAGGCTTTATGAAATAA
- the infA gene encoding translation initiation factor IF-1, which translates to MSKQDVIEVEGRVVEKLPNAMFQVELENGHVVLAHVSGKIRMNFIRILPGDKVTIELTPYDLTRGRITYRFK; encoded by the coding sequence ATGTCAAAACAGGATGTCATCGAGGTAGAGGGAAGAGTCGTCGAGAAGCTTCCCAATGCGATGTTCCAGGTCGAACTTGAGAATGGACACGTCGTCCTCGCTCATGTATCCGGAAAGATACGCATGAACTTCATCCGTATTCTGCCGGGCGACAAGGTAACCATCGAACTCACCCCGTACGATCTGACTCGTGGACGTATTACATATCGCTTCAAATAG
- the rpsD gene encoding 30S ribosomal protein S4, with product MAIDRVPVLKRCRALGLEPATLGRSRQSTRQLRRTNRKVSEYGLQLKEKQKAKFIYGVLERQFRGYYDKAKKMSGVTGENLLSLLERRLDNVVFRLGLANTRRQARQLVRHGHFTVNGKRVDIPSALVREGDVIEVAEKSRASAFFKELKESSNALSAPAWLTADQANLTGTVTRFPHREEIDVPVNEQAIVELYSK from the coding sequence ATGGCAATCGATAGAGTACCAGTCCTCAAGCGCTGCCGCGCACTCGGACTCGAGCCTGCGACCCTCGGCCGCTCGCGTCAGTCGACGCGTCAGCTGCGCCGCACGAATCGCAAGGTCTCGGAGTACGGACTCCAGCTCAAGGAAAAGCAGAAGGCAAAGTTCATCTATGGTGTCCTTGAGCGTCAGTTCCGCGGCTACTATGACAAGGCGAAGAAGATGTCGGGCGTCACAGGTGAGAACCTGCTGAGCCTCCTCGAGCGCCGTCTCGACAACGTCGTCTTCCGCCTCGGGCTTGCCAACACGCGCCGTCAGGCACGTCAGCTCGTCCGTCACGGTCATTTCACCGTGAACGGCAAGCGCGTTGACATCCCCTCCGCACTCGTCCGCGAGGGCGACGTGATTGAGGTCGCCGAGAAGAGCCGCGCGAGCGCGTTCTTCAAGGAGCTGAAGGAGAGCAGCAATGCCCTTTCCGCACCTGCATGGCTGACCGCCGATCAGGCAAACCTGACGGGCACGGTCACACGTTTCCCCCATCGTGAGGAAATCGACGTTCCGGTCAATGAACAGGCCATCGTCGAACTCTACTCCAAATAA
- the dapF gene encoding diaminopimelate epimerase — protein sequence MEFTKWQGCGNDFVVVDFLDKEPIDFAALAVKMCDRHFGIGADGLMVVCPSETADVRMREFNPDGTEPEMCGNGIRCFARYLYDYGRVAKEQFTIETIAGTMVPRIILSDGDVTAVEVDMGVPVLEGEKIPVAGFGAERIIAQPLTVDSTVYKMTCVSMGNPHCVIFVDDAESFPLLELGAQFENHPAFPRKINTEFVEVKSRTHARMRVWERGAGITLACGTGTCATLTAGVLNNVLDRAAEIEVDGGVIHVAWHENGHIFMTGPAEPVFTGEWQGTL from the coding sequence ATGGAGTTTACAAAATGGCAGGGCTGCGGCAACGATTTCGTGGTCGTGGATTTTCTGGATAAAGAGCCGATTGACTTTGCGGCACTCGCGGTGAAGATGTGCGATCGGCATTTCGGCATCGGTGCAGACGGTCTGATGGTGGTCTGCCCCTCGGAGACGGCGGATGTGCGGATGCGTGAGTTCAACCCGGACGGGACGGAGCCGGAGATGTGCGGGAACGGCATTCGCTGTTTTGCGCGCTATCTCTATGACTACGGGCGCGTGGCGAAGGAGCAGTTCACGATTGAGACGATTGCGGGGACGATGGTGCCGCGCATCATTCTATCGGATGGGGATGTGACGGCGGTCGAGGTGGATATGGGCGTGCCTGTGCTCGAAGGGGAGAAAATCCCCGTAGCGGGCTTCGGTGCGGAACGTATTATCGCACAGCCGCTCACGGTGGACAGTACGGTGTACAAGATGACCTGCGTCTCGATGGGCAATCCCCATTGTGTGATCTTTGTGGACGATGCAGAGAGCTTCCCTCTTTTGGAACTGGGCGCGCAGTTCGAGAACCATCCCGCATTTCCGCGCAAGATCAATACGGAGTTCGTCGAGGTGAAGAGCCGCACGCACGCGCGTATGCGCGTCTGGGAGCGCGGCGCGGGCATTACGCTCGCCTGCGGGACGGGAACGTGCGCGACGCTCACGGCGGGCGTGCTGAACAATGTGCTCGACCGCGCGGCGGAGATCGAGGTCGACGGCGGCGTGATTCACGTCGCATGGCATGAGAACGGGCACATTTTCATGACGGGACCCGCCGAGCCGGTCTTCACGGGCGAATGGCAGGGGACGCTATGA